In Clostridium sp. DL-VIII, the following proteins share a genomic window:
- a CDS encoding type 1 glutamine amidotransferase family protein, with product MKKEILVFIFDGYADWESAYICSELNSPEGDYIVKTISVDKEPKFSMGGFRIIPDYSVTDYPRNFAMLLLNGGYAWMKQKNNAIKPVVEYAVKNNILVAAICNATNFMAENGYLDNIKHSGNTLEFMKSQSSHYNGDCNFIEKQAVCDSNIITANGTASLEFAREIMLYLNVKPAEKIDEWYKFNKLGLYQH from the coding sequence ATGAAAAAAGAAATACTTGTATTCATTTTTGATGGATATGCAGATTGGGAAAGTGCTTATATTTGTTCAGAACTCAATTCACCAGAAGGGGATTATATTGTAAAAACTATAAGTGTTGATAAAGAACCCAAATTTTCTATGGGAGGCTTTAGAATCATACCTGATTATTCCGTAACTGATTACCCAAGAAATTTTGCGATGTTACTTTTGAATGGGGGATATGCTTGGATGAAACAGAAAAACAATGCCATTAAGCCAGTAGTTGAGTATGCTGTCAAAAATAATATTCTAGTAGCAGCAATCTGCAATGCTACTAATTTTATGGCGGAGAATGGATATTTGGATAATATCAAACATTCAGGTAACACTTTAGAGTTTATGAAGTCACAATCGTCTCACTACAATGGCGATTGCAATTTTATTGAAAAACAAGCAGTTTGTGATTCTAATATTATAACTGCAAATGGTACGGCTTCTTTAGAATTCGCTAGGGAAATTATGTTGTATTTGAATGTTAAGCCAGCAGAAAAAATTGATGAATGGTATAAATTTAACAAGTTAGGTTTATATCAGCATTAA
- a CDS encoding MBL fold metallo-hydrolase, with translation MKLKVLVDNNTYIDQYYYGEPAVSYYIEDRNVRLLLDVGYSDLFLKNADALGIDLKKLNTIVISHGHDDHTRGLKYYSEQNRNRNISIIAHQDTFKEKIMGNLKICSPILQDELKEKCNLILSKEPKKVSENLIFLGEIPKMNDFENRKPIGKQVEGKILVDDYVMDDTALAYKSENGIYIITGCSHSGICNIVEYAKKVCNDNRVLGIIGGFHLFEVNDQVNKTINYLKQNNIKELYPCHCTSFAVRAEIYKILPVKEVGVGLEINW, from the coding sequence ATGAAGCTAAAAGTTTTAGTAGATAATAATACATATATTGACCAATATTATTATGGTGAACCAGCTGTTTCCTATTATATTGAAGATAGAAATGTTAGACTCTTATTAGATGTTGGATATTCGGATTTATTTCTTAAAAATGCAGATGCGTTAGGAATAGATTTAAAAAAATTAAATACCATTGTTATTTCACATGGGCATGATGACCATACCAGAGGATTAAAATATTATTCTGAACAGAATAGAAACCGTAATATTTCTATTATTGCCCACCAAGACACATTTAAAGAAAAGATAATGGGGAATTTAAAAATTTGTTCTCCTATTTTACAAGATGAATTGAAAGAGAAATGTAATCTAATTCTATCAAAAGAACCTAAAAAGGTTAGTGAAAATCTGATATTCTTAGGAGAAATACCTAAAATGAATGATTTTGAAAATAGAAAACCTATAGGAAAACAAGTGGAAGGTAAAATATTAGTAGATGATTATGTAATGGATGATACAGCACTTGCCTATAAAAGTGAAAATGGTATTTACATTATTACTGGATGTTCTCATAGTGGAATTTGCAATATTGTAGAATATGCAAAAAAGGTCTGTAATGATAATAGAGTGTTAGGCATTATAGGAGGATTTCATTTATTTGAAGTAAATGATCAGGTAAATAAAACTATAAATTATTTAAAACAGAATAATATAAAAGAGTTATATCCATGCCATTGCACCTCCTTTGCTGTTAGAGCGGAAATTTATAAAATTTTGCCAGTAAAAGAAGTTGGAGTGGGCTTGGAAATCAATTGGTAA
- a CDS encoding chloramphenicol acetyltransferase CAT — protein sequence MGFNIINMNTWDRKECFNHFFNNAKCTYSITVNIDITNLYNYTKTNKFRFYPTFTWVVSKAINNYKEFKMAFDEEGRLGFFDEIGPSYSVLDDKTKVMSDLYTAFDNVFLNFYKDMENSLDSYKQDTNFSTKFQNNFFIVSCLPWFNYTSFNVNNEGSSPFLFPMVTWGKFFEEGKKIIMPVTIQVHHAVADGYHCSLFFSEIKEISSNPEQYLK from the coding sequence ATGGGATTTAATATAATTAATATGAATACTTGGGATAGGAAGGAGTGTTTTAATCATTTCTTTAATAATGCAAAATGTACATACAGTATAACTGTTAATATTGATATTACAAATCTGTATAATTACACAAAAACTAATAAGTTTAGATTTTACCCAACCTTTACATGGGTTGTCTCTAAAGCTATAAATAACTATAAGGAATTTAAAATGGCATTTGATGAAGAGGGGAGATTAGGATTCTTTGATGAAATTGGTCCAAGTTATTCTGTATTAGATGATAAAACTAAAGTAATGAGTGATTTATATACGGCATTTGATAATGTATTTTTGAATTTTTATAAAGATATGGAAAATTCTTTAGACAGTTATAAACAAGATACTAATTTTTCTACAAAGTTTCAAAATAATTTTTTCATTGTTTCGTGTTTGCCGTGGTTTAATTACACATCTTTTAATGTAAATAATGAAGGAAGTAGTCCCTTTCTCTTTCCAATGGTAACATGGGGAAAGTTCTTTGAAGAAGGTAAGAAAATTATTATGCCAGTAACTATTCAGGTTCATCATGCTGTTGCTGATGGATACCACTGTTCATTGTTTTTTTCAGAGATAAAAGAAATATCATCAAATCCAGAACAATATTTAAAGTAA